Within the Nodosilinea sp. FACHB-141 genome, the region ATAGGGGCCACGCTGTCAGCCCACGGCGTTAAAAGAGGGCACCAATGCAAAAACCCCTGCCAATGTTTCAAGGTCATGGCAGGGGACTACCCAAAGTGATAGGTAATTACATGGTACTTGCAACCGTTCAAAATCTAACCCGCCGCACTCGCACTCGTTGGTATCGCGTCATCACAGCGCACGTTGCCAATGGTCAGACTATCATCGACGGCATCAACGTCGAGGTAACCAGCGGTGGCCACTACGGCTGGGGTGAGCAGGCCGCGATCGTGGCCCATGTGTCCGAGCACTACCCCGACCTCGAGGTGGTAGACACCTGGGCGATCGCAGCATAGACCGCTTACTATTACAGCTAATGAGCACACAGCCCCGGCCCTGCGCCGGGGCGTTTTGTTGGTTGCGATCGCCGTGGGTGCTGCTGCACTGCATTGGCAGGCCACGGACATTGCCGCAGCGAGTAGCGGTTTAGTGCGCTATCTTTGCCTATTCGCTTATTCGGTTATTCAGGTGATATGAGTAAAACCCCATGGGGCTACTGGCAATGGGCGCTCGTGGCTGTCGCAGCCTCTATAGGCTCCATTAGCTTGTCAGTTAATCCAGACCTGCTGAAGGAAATCTCTCAAATAGAAAGATGGGGAGTGCATCTCTTAACTACGACGATCGCTATAGGTGCGATTTGGGTGGCGACCACCAAGTGCGGTGAGTGATGCAATCTGATCTAGCCTTTCGTCGGCTCGTCATGGCCTAACAAAAGTAGACAGCCGCCGCCGTGCCACCGCTGATCAAGCTAGGGCCATGCAGGAGCCGCTCAAGTTCCGTCACCAGCAAGCGGCCATCGCAAGGGGAGATGCTGGGGAGGTTGCGATCGCGGCTTGGGCTGCTGCACTAGTTGAGGCAGCGTGTAGGCGGTTTGGGATATGAGGCGGCTAGCTCTTATTGAGCATCCATCGTCGTGACGATGAGGCTAAAAATTTCCACGCAGTCGAACTGAAAATCAGTGTTTCTTGTAGCTATATGCCCACCTTCTAGCATGTCTAAGATGTTGGTTCTATGGCCGTATTGGGCAGCCACCTCAACAGACCGCGCTGCGATGTCCCCGATCTCCGCTCTGTTTTGAGTGCATTTTGCGTCTACTTGATCTAGCAACCTTGCATATGTGCTCTCACGGCCTGGGAGCCCATCAATTAGCGCCATCTTTTCTTCAAGGGATTGATCAGACGATTTACCCGTATCCCTAGGTGCCTGAGGTGCAGGCACAGGAGCAGCAGCCTTGACCTGGTAGGCCCTGTAGCGTTCCGCTGCCACGTCACGGTTAGCGGTGTACTCGACGATCTTGGCCTGGGCCGTGGCATAGTCGGGGCTATCGGTTGGCACCTGCCCAAGGGAGGCAATCGCTAGATCCCAATGTGCAGACACATCTTTCCAGTGGTCATCTACAGCGGTCTGCGCGGCGACTGCGGCCTCATAGCCCTGCTGCTTGCCTTGGGTTAGGTAGTCGATTGTCTCTACCGGGGTCTCAACGACCTCTGCTTGCTCTTGCAGTTCTGCTACAGGTGCAGGGGGTGGTGCAGCAGATTGGCATGAGCTGAGCAACAGCAATGCCATTACCGCAACGGCGTTTTGAGTGTTGGTCATTGCGGTTCTGCTTCGCGTGAGAATGGGCCGGGCCTTAGTGCTCCAACCTCAACATTGCCAGCAGACTGCAAAGTGCGCTGGACAACCCACTAACTCTTGACCAGCCCTTCACGAATGGCCAGACGGGGCTTACCAATTTTGGCTACCAGTCCAGGGTTGAGTAGTTGCTCGTTGACTGGATAGCTCGGACACTTTATCCGCCCTAATCCCAAGGGTCTTCATCCCCCTCAACCATCCAGTGAATCATGGCCCATTGCAGTAGCACCAGCAATGCCGCCATACCAACCAGCACAGACGCCGCGATTACGGCCCCTATAACTACCGCCATTACTGCCCTTCTTGCGCTTCGTAAATACTTGCTAGTCTTCCCGCCGTCAAAGCCCGCTGGAACATGGTTACTAATGCCCCATCCACCAGGTTGGGGTAGGTGCGATCGAGCCCGGGCTCAGAGTAATTGCGTGGTGAGGCAACGGGTGAGCTAGTCAATCGCGACGGCTGAATGATACCGTCGCCTCTGGCAGGCGTGGGGGTGGAGTTTTAGGCTCTGCCAAAATAAATCCCACCAGCTTGTGCAGCCAGTGAAAAAATCTCAAGAGTTTCACAAATCTGGTGAGACTAAGTTGCTCCGACTGTCCAAGGGTCGGGCAGGGGTAGAGCGGGTAGTTTAAGGCTTGTGACCCCTAACTGTCATATGCCCACCGACGGACTACGAAAACAGCTGAAACCCTTATTCTCTCGTTGACTGGTTGCGATAACATCAAATAGGCTAGCTGCGCGCGCAGGCAACTACCCAACCCACAAGCCTTAGCAGGTTAAGGCCATTGAGCACTCGGCTTATCGATGTCACCTCAGCTACTCACCCACTCACCTCAACCCCCTGCAGCCAAACACGTCCCCTCCCGCAGCAGCGTCGTCAGGTTCTGCGCCGTCATTGGCCTAGAGAAGAGATAGCCCTGACCGTAGTTGTAGTTCATCCCCAGCATGAGGCTGCGCTGCTCGGCATGCTCAATGCCCTCGGCCACCAAGTCAAAGTTAACGCCCTCGGCCAGGTTAGCGATCGCCCGACAGATTGCCACTTTTTCTAAGTTTTGAGCGTTGGTGGGGATAAAGTAGCGATCGACTTTGACTTCATCAAAGCGAAACTGCAAGAGCTGGGCTAGCCCCGATTGCCCCGTGCCAAAGTCGTCGACCTTAAGCCGCAGCGACATAGCGCGCAGTTCTTGCAGGCTTTGCAGGTAGCGCTCCAGGTTGCTATAAATGCCGCGCTCGGTGATTTCAACACCAAAGCGGTTGCTGACAATACCTGCCCCCGCTACTCGCTGCATGATGCGGTCTAAAAAGTCATCATCTTCCAGCTCTAGGGGGCTGATATTGATGGAAAGATTGAACTCGCTCGAGATCTCCTGCCACTGGGCTAGCTGCTCTAGGGCGTGGCAAAGCACCCAGTCGCTAATCCGGTGTACCAGCCCCGTCGCCTCGGCCACGGGAATGAACTCCGACGGCGCTACCGAACCCAGACGGGCCGAATCCCATCGAATTAGGGCTTCGGCCCCGACAATCGCGCCGGTTTGCATGTGGCAGATGGGTTGGTAGGCAAGCCAAAACTCCAGCTCACTGCTGCGCTGTTCTAGGTAGGCTTCCAGGGTGATTTGGCGCAGCCGTCGTCGCGCTAAAGCACTATTCCACGCCTGAATACGGTGCTGAGGCAAGTTCGAGCGCCGGTTACGTTTGGCCTCGCGCATAGCGGTCTCGGCTGCCTGCAGCAGTCGGTCAATCGGGGCATCAACGTCAAAGGCGTTGATGGTGCCGCTGGCAACGCCAATGGAGACGCTAATGCTGACTCCTTCAACCTCAATGGCGAGAACATCGCTCAGCACATTTTCGGCGATCGCAGTCGGGATGGGGCAGGGTTCGGTAGAGTCGGCGTTGAGAG harbors:
- a CDS encoding bifunctional diguanylate cyclase/phosphodiesterase, giving the protein RAITKGLLKPGDRLCEKMPTHRQQVYPYQVALIDLYLAALESGEPKRLEYQYQGEISGWYMTLVTPLSLELLYMTFTEVSGVIHDPLTGLYNRRVLEMELEAWEVCLFIDLDRFKLINNQRGHYLGDELLKAVATVLQDHAQTHNGIAVRNSGDKFLLLLPALNADSTEPCPIPTAIAENVLSDVLAIEVEGVSISVSIGVASGTINAFDVDAPIDRLLQAAETAMREAKRNRRSNLPQHRIQAWNSALARRRLRQITLEAYLEQRSSELEFWLAYQPICHMQTGAIVGAEALIRWDSARLGSVAPSEFIPVAEATGLVHRISDWVLCHALEQLAQWQEISSEFNLSINISPLELEDDDFLDRIMQRVAGAGIVSNRFGVEITERGIYSNLERYLQSLQELRAMSLRLKVDDFGTGQSGLAQLLQFRFDEVKVDRYFIPTNAQNLEKVAICRAIANLAEGVNFDLVAEGIEHAEQRSLMLGMNYNYGQGYLFSRPMTAQNLTTLLREGTCLAAGG